In one Chelmon rostratus isolate fCheRos1 chromosome 7, fCheRos1.pri, whole genome shotgun sequence genomic region, the following are encoded:
- the zgc:162730 gene encoding mRNA decay activator protein ZFP36 produces the protein MSEMLDDIITKNFMNLALDEVLLPPQSQLKVPGQSRLNRSGSFFSPPSPPASSSHSMSTEHVNSNDSGSPFWPSNIWGQGPVSKPKQLPFRPDRSMSLTESSSSLLSSFGQLKNLEAFSSGPATAVAPPPGFPPSSTLPPQVQPMVSPNRYKTELCRGFQETGSCKYGTKCQFAHGEAELRGLYRHPKYKTEPCRTFYNFGYCPYGSRCHFIHEDKISGGPLPSAKFPNQLQPAPAATRHQLRQSVSFAGFLGSSRSSPPPSFPSSFNDPNLVFSRAPSVSPPPAELLSPVFGDSLQREGASFQFGNYQTRASTGDIHNIPLILEPKASRCVCGHGNNFNSNNSRAFASVEDGHHQDSKLFPGPGGHGGFVKPAGLQRFSSEDSLEDSYSSSSGGSSGTESPTFDGSATKRLTVFERLSLSD, from the exons ATGTCCGAAATGCTTGACGACATCATCACAAAG AACTTCATGAACCTGGCCCTGGATGAAGTCCTGCTCCCGCCACAGTCTCAACTCAAAGTCCCAGGGCAGAGTCGGCTGAACCGGTCCGgctccttcttctctcccccctcccctcctgcctcctcGAGCCACAGCATGAGCACGGAGCATGTTAACAGTAACGACAGCGGCAGCCCTTTCTGGCCGTCCAACATCTGGGGCCAGGGCCCTGTCTCCAAGCCCAAACAGCTCCCCTTCAGGCCTGACCGCTCCATGAGCCTGACCgagtccagcagcagcctgctttCCTCCTTTGGACAGCTGAAGAACCTGGAGGCTTTTTCCTCGGGCCCTGCCACTGCTGTGGCTCCACCGCCGggcttccctccctcttctACCCTCCCGCCCCAGGTCCAACCAATGGTGTCCCCTAATCGTTACAAGACTGAGCTGTGCCGTGGCTTCCAGGAGACCGGCAGCTGCAAGTACGGCACCAAGTGCCAGTTTGCACATGGCGAGGCAGAGTTGCGAGGACTGTACCGCCACCCCAAGTACAAGACAGAGCCCTGCAGAACCTTCTACAACTTCGGCTACTGCCCTTATGGCTCACGCTGCCACTTCATCCATGAGGACAAAATCAGTGGTGGTCCGTTACCGTCCGCTAAATTCCCGAATCAGCTGCAACCGGCTCCTGCAGCAACCCGCCACCAGCTGCGGCAGAGTGTCAGCTTCGCCGGGTTCCTGGGCTCCTCACGCAGCTCACCTCCTCCGTCATTCCCTTCGTCCTTCAACGATCCTAACCTGGTGTTCAGCCGCgctccctctgtttctccacctcctgctgaACTCCTCTCCCCAGTGTTCGGTGACTCCCTGCAGCGGGAGGGAGCCTCGTTCCAGTTTGGCAACTATCAGACCCGTGCCAGCACTGGAGACATCCACAACATTCCTCTGATCCTGGAGCCAAAGGCCtcacgctgtgtgtgtggccatggaAATAActttaacagcaacaacagcagagccTTCGCCAGCGTGGAGGATGGGCACCACCAGGACAGCAAGCTGTTTCCTGGTCCTGGAGGCCACGGGGGATTCGTGAAGCCTGCTGGACTCCAGCGCTTCTCCTCTGAGGACTCCCTGGAggacagctacagcagcagcagcggaggcTCCAGCGGAACCGAGTCTCCAACGTTCGATGGATCAGCCACCAAGAGGCTCACTGTGTTTGAACGCCTGTCGCTGTCCGACTGA